Sequence from the Cucurbita pepo subsp. pepo cultivar mu-cu-16 chromosome LG02, ASM280686v2, whole genome shotgun sequence genome:
aagGAGAAACtattttgagttttaatattatcattGATCACAATCGGAAGATAAGTCTTGATGAACCCAACATTTGTACATAGTATGATAgaacaaattaaaacaaactaAACTAAAACATCTGGTAGTAAATGCAGCAAGTTTAATATCCTAAAACTAATTGGGTATTAGGCTCCTAAGAAGGCATCGACCTTTGAATTGGTAGAGGAACTCAAGAACTTCATGCAAAGAGGAGCCTTAACACCGGCCAGGGCCAATATGGCTGCTGGAACACTCCATAATGATTCACCACAGATGAGACCCGAAGCCACGGCGGGCGCAAACTCACTGGCCTTGATCTTGTTCCTCCTCTGCCACAAGAAGAGGATCAGGCTCCCAACACACATGTCAATGGCAAAGTAAGCACCCAGGTAGAACGGAATTGCCATACACATTGGACTTGGGATGAAACGGTAGGTGCGGTATCTAGTGTCCAACTTTTGGAGAAATTCTCGAATGATGTTAATGACAATAGCAGCAACAAAGAAGCAAATGGCAAGGGTGAGGCAGTTTCGGGGGAGGGAAGAGACGCCCTCGACGCCAAGAAGCGCAATGCCACGGTACATTAGACCATAGGGTGCAGGGTAGGAGCCTTCGGGATCTCCAACGTTGTAAGCTTTGAAGAAGAACCAAAAGACGAGTGGTGACAAGAAGCAGCCCATGGCGGTACCACAAACTTGGCTGAAAAACATCGATCGGGGCGATGCGAGAGTCAAGTACCCGGTCTTGAAGTCTTGCATGAGATCAGAAGCAGTAGAAACAATGCTCATCATGACACCACAAGATGCAAGACCAGCAATAACACCTCCATTGTCAAGGCCAACCCAAGAACTGAAGATAATGATGGCAAATTTACCATAGTTTGATGCAAGAGACCAGTCAGTCAGCCCACAGCCATAGGCATTACAGAAGGCCAAGACAGGAGCAATTGCATATGCAACCAAAACGTGGTACCATTTCAACGGATGGAAGATCAAAGGAACTGCGATAATCGATATCACTGCAAGTATACCATAGCCGAGCATCGCTACCCAGTTCGGGATTTGGTCTTTCGTGAAGTGATCAATTCTTTGTTTAGCATCGTAGTCGGTAGCTTCCAAAGAAGAATCACCATGGTCATGGGAAAGTTTCTGCTGGGCTAAGCTGTAGAATGTTTGGAAGAGCATGAAGAATACATGGTAAAGACCATCCCCAAGCATCATAGCAATGG
This genomic interval carries:
- the LOC111788898 gene encoding probable metal-nicotianamine transporter YSL7, with translation MERNPSKQMAGNESDYTAEIEGRERVMVEDAFRNMEVPSWKNQITVRAIVTSFILSIVFNFIVCKLNLTTGVIPSLNVAAGLLGFAILKGYTSILSQFGLMKQPFTRQENTVIQTCVVASSGIAFSSGTASYLLGMSGKIAAQAEEGNIPINIKKLSVGWMMGFLFVVSFVGLFSIVPLRKMMILKYKLTYPSGTATAYLINSFHTPKGAKLAKRQVAVLFKSFCFSFSFALFQWFFAAADGCGFASFPTFGLQAYEKRFYFDFSSTYVGVGMICPFMVNISLLLGAIISWGVMWPLIEARKGDWYSASLSATSLHGIQGYRVFTAIAMMLGDGLYHVFFMLFQTFYSLAQQKLSHDHGDSSLEATDYDAKQRIDHFTKDQIPNWVAMLGYGILAVISIIAVPLIFHPLKWYHVLVAYAIAPVLAFCNAYGCGLTDWSLASNYGKFAIIIFSSWVGLDNGGVIAGLASCGVMMSIVSTASDLMQDFKTGYLTLASPRSMFFSQVCGTAMGCFLSPLVFWFFFKAYNVGDPEGSYPAPYGLMYRGIALLGVEGVSSLPRNCLTLAICFFVAAIVINIIREFLQKLDTRYRTYRFIPSPMCMAIPFYLGAYFAIDMCVGSLILFLWQRRNKIKASEFAPAVASGLICGESLWSVPAAILALAGVKAPLCMKFLSSSTNSKVDAFLGA